From Myxococcus stipitatus, a single genomic window includes:
- a CDS encoding NFACT RNA binding domain-containing protein, with translation MSLRPVELEQVVAEVGTKLVGAVAQKAWCPLPRLAYLELRVPGRSLLLCLCAEGDLARVSVAPTRFPTPGEPAPFQRWLRHELTGAKLQAARFLEAERVVELDFEREATRRRLVVELGAPGGLLLLSDNGRVLMLSGEGLGPRRNLYPGAAWSPPEAASQEALQKARVAPSRLAPQEQDALPYAQAAERLLGAKDQASRAESIRRRLAQPYRARLKRSSRTLEKVRAEAGRGPEAERHRQLGELLAQNLYRLKRGATQLTLTAYTEEGAQEVTVALDPKRTPKEEADWHFHQYRRLLRGVEQARHREAELAREVSQAEAALEQIERMDEAMLLAQAEVLHVSAGADGPAEGKPFKEYVGHGGARIWVGRGAGDNDTLTFKVARPWHLWLHARGVPGSHVVLPLEKGQEPTQEALLDAAHLALHHSGAKGEPRGEVSYVPVKFVRKLKDGARGQVTYTREKTFVVRMEPERLERLLKSRHAEVPAP, from the coding sequence GTGTCGCTGCGCCCCGTGGAGCTGGAGCAGGTGGTCGCGGAAGTGGGGACGAAGCTGGTCGGCGCGGTGGCCCAGAAGGCCTGGTGCCCCCTGCCCAGGCTGGCGTACCTGGAGCTGCGCGTGCCGGGGCGCTCGCTCCTCTTGTGTCTGTGCGCGGAAGGGGACCTGGCCCGCGTGTCCGTGGCCCCCACGCGCTTCCCCACGCCGGGCGAACCCGCCCCCTTCCAGCGCTGGCTGCGCCACGAACTCACCGGCGCGAAGCTCCAGGCGGCCCGCTTCCTGGAGGCCGAGCGCGTGGTGGAGCTCGACTTCGAGCGCGAGGCCACGCGCCGCCGCCTCGTGGTGGAGCTGGGCGCGCCCGGCGGTCTGCTCCTCTTGAGCGACAACGGCCGGGTGCTGATGCTCTCCGGCGAGGGGCTCGGGCCGCGCCGCAACCTCTACCCGGGCGCCGCGTGGTCGCCGCCGGAGGCCGCGTCCCAGGAGGCGCTCCAGAAGGCGCGCGTCGCCCCCTCGCGCCTGGCGCCCCAGGAGCAGGATGCCCTGCCGTATGCCCAGGCCGCCGAGCGCCTGCTCGGCGCGAAGGACCAGGCCAGCCGCGCCGAGTCCATCCGCCGCCGGCTGGCGCAGCCCTACCGCGCGCGCCTCAAGCGCTCCTCGCGCACGCTGGAGAAGGTGCGCGCCGAGGCCGGGCGCGGACCGGAGGCGGAGCGGCACCGGCAGCTGGGCGAGCTGCTCGCGCAGAACCTCTACCGCCTCAAGCGCGGCGCCACCCAGCTGACGCTCACCGCCTATACGGAGGAGGGCGCGCAGGAGGTGACGGTGGCCCTGGACCCCAAGCGCACGCCCAAGGAGGAGGCGGACTGGCACTTCCACCAGTACCGGCGCCTGCTGCGCGGCGTGGAGCAGGCGCGCCACCGCGAGGCGGAGCTGGCGCGCGAGGTGTCCCAGGCGGAGGCGGCCCTGGAGCAGATCGAACGCATGGACGAGGCCATGCTCCTGGCGCAGGCGGAGGTGCTGCACGTGTCGGCGGGCGCGGACGGCCCCGCGGAGGGCAAGCCCTTCAAGGAGTACGTGGGCCACGGGGGCGCGCGCATCTGGGTGGGGCGCGGCGCCGGCGACAACGACACGCTCACCTTCAAGGTGGCGCGCCCCTGGCACCTGTGGCTCCACGCGCGGGGCGTGCCCGGCAGCCACGTGGTGCTCCCGCTGGAGAAGGGGCAGGAGCCCACGCAGGAGGCGCTCCTGGACGCGGCGCACCTGGCGCTGCACCACTCGGGCGCGAAGGGCGAGCCCCGGGGCGAGGTGAGCTACGTGCCGGTGAAGTTCGTGCGCAAGCTGAAGGACGGCGCGCGCGGTCAGGTGACGTACACGCGCGAGAAGACCTTCGTGGTGCGCATGGAGCCCGAGCGCCTGGAGCGGCTGCTCAAGTCCCGTCACGCGGAGGTGCCCGCTCCGTGA
- a CDS encoding GAF and HD-GYP domain-containing protein, producing MLSPTSSVQPDLTRRLAKLTSILDVAKAMSAERDLDLLLPLILFEATKVVEADRCSLFILDRERNELWSKVAQGSKSEIRLPVGSGIAGQVAQTGAIINIPDAYADARFNRSFDVSSGYQTKTILCVPMRDANGDVTGVIQALNKLDDQGFNSEDEELLLALGAQAAGAIENALLHEEINNLFEGFVSASVVAIEARDPTTAGHSGRVADLTVSLAQALEHLSTGPYARVRFSSTEIQELRYASLLHDFGKVGVREPVLVKAEKLYPHELEVLRARFQLARKDLQLQSYRRRFEAVKHRGAHHVAAIEAEEAERLGGELKHLDEVFEFVLTCNRPTVLAQGGFERLSELGLLRYVDDRDASQPLLLPREIQSLSITRGTLSPEERREIESHVEHTYRFLTQIPWTRALRRVPEIAYAHHEKLDGTGYPRAIPDRTIPVQSRMMSISDIYDALTASDRPYKKAVPHTLALDILKREADAGQLDKDLFHVFVEAEIPRRALPPAK from the coding sequence GTGCTCTCCCCCACCTCCTCCGTCCAGCCCGACCTCACCCGCCGTCTGGCCAAGCTCACCTCCATCCTCGACGTCGCCAAGGCGATGAGCGCCGAGCGGGACCTCGACCTGCTGCTCCCGCTCATCCTCTTCGAGGCCACCAAGGTCGTCGAAGCCGACCGCTGCTCGCTGTTCATCCTCGACCGGGAGCGCAACGAGCTGTGGAGCAAGGTGGCCCAGGGATCGAAGAGTGAGATCCGCCTCCCGGTGGGCAGCGGCATCGCCGGCCAGGTCGCCCAGACGGGCGCCATCATCAACATCCCCGACGCCTACGCCGACGCCCGCTTCAACCGCTCGTTCGACGTCTCCAGCGGCTACCAGACCAAGACCATCCTCTGCGTCCCCATGCGCGACGCCAACGGCGACGTGACGGGCGTCATCCAGGCCCTCAACAAGCTCGACGACCAGGGCTTCAACTCCGAGGACGAGGAGCTCCTGCTCGCCCTGGGCGCCCAGGCCGCCGGCGCCATCGAGAACGCCCTCCTCCACGAGGAGATCAACAACCTCTTCGAGGGCTTCGTCTCCGCCTCCGTCGTCGCCATCGAGGCGAGAGACCCGACCACCGCCGGTCACTCCGGCCGCGTCGCCGACCTCACCGTGTCGCTCGCCCAGGCCCTGGAGCACCTGTCCACCGGCCCCTACGCCCGCGTGCGCTTCTCCTCCACCGAAATCCAGGAACTGCGCTACGCGTCGCTCCTGCACGACTTCGGCAAGGTGGGCGTGCGCGAGCCCGTGCTCGTCAAGGCGGAGAAGCTCTACCCCCACGAGCTGGAGGTGCTGCGCGCCCGCTTCCAGTTGGCGCGCAAGGACCTGCAGCTGCAGAGCTACCGCCGCCGCTTCGAGGCCGTGAAGCACCGGGGCGCCCACCACGTGGCGGCCATCGAGGCGGAGGAGGCCGAGCGCCTGGGCGGCGAGCTGAAGCACCTGGACGAGGTGTTCGAGTTCGTCCTCACCTGCAACCGCCCCACCGTGCTCGCCCAGGGCGGCTTCGAGCGGCTCTCCGAGCTGGGCCTGCTGCGCTACGTGGACGACCGGGACGCTTCCCAGCCGCTGCTCCTGCCGCGCGAAATCCAGTCGCTCTCCATCACCCGCGGCACCCTCTCCCCCGAGGAGCGCCGCGAAATCGAGAGCCACGTCGAGCACACCTACCGCTTCCTCACCCAGATTCCCTGGACGCGCGCCCTGCGCCGCGTGCCCGAAATCGCCTACGCCCACCACGAGAAGCTCGACGGCACCGGCTACCCCCGCGCCATCCCCGACCGCACCATCCCCGTCCAGTCGCGGATGATGTCCATCTCCGACATCTACGACGCCCTCACCGCCAGCGACCGGCCCTACAAGAAGGCCGTCCCCCACACGCTCGCCCTCGACATCCTCAAGCGCGAGGCCGACGCCGGCCAGCTCGACAAGGACCTGTTCCACGTCTTCGTCGAGGCCGAGATTCCCCGCCGCGCCCTCCCGCCGGCGAAGTAG
- the pyk gene encoding pyruvate kinase, protein MRRAKIVCTLGPASQSQEMLEALLENGMDVARLNFSHGSHEQHAENIAKLRAASLKVRKAVGILGDLQGPKIRTGRFTKGSTELKEGGTFHITTDETVPGTDDIVSTTYPFLAADVNPGDRILLDDGLLELKVLHTDKQKLIKTEVIHGGTLKNNKGINLPGVAVRAEALTPKDREDLVFGIKAGVDYIALSFVRQPSDLDTARQAMAEVGRTVPIIAKLEKPEAIARLDAILDKTDGVMVARGDLGVEIPPEEVPAVQKDIIRRSNLRGLPVIVATQMLNSMIDNPRPTRAEASDVANAVFDGADAVMLSGETASGKFPIESVQMMERIILAAESSSRVQPLSRTLEAPVGLPSHFPDVIARVACEAAKASGATLIAAFTLSGVTARLLSHYRPTVPIVAFSPNQEVRRRLALLWGVVPRVLEPIQDTEAMVRRVEEELLARGLGRKGDRIVIVYGAPVGQPGKINSLRLHTING, encoded by the coding sequence ATGCGACGAGCGAAGATTGTCTGCACCCTGGGGCCGGCCAGTCAGAGCCAGGAGATGTTGGAGGCGCTGCTGGAGAACGGCATGGACGTGGCGAGGTTGAACTTCTCGCACGGCAGCCACGAGCAGCACGCGGAGAACATCGCGAAGCTGCGCGCGGCCTCGCTGAAGGTGCGCAAGGCGGTGGGCATCCTCGGTGACCTGCAGGGCCCGAAGATTCGCACCGGCCGCTTCACCAAGGGCAGCACGGAGCTGAAGGAGGGCGGCACCTTCCACATCACCACGGACGAGACGGTGCCGGGCACGGACGACATCGTGTCCACCACCTATCCGTTCCTGGCCGCGGACGTGAACCCGGGCGACCGCATCCTCCTGGACGACGGCTTGTTGGAGCTCAAGGTCCTGCACACGGACAAGCAGAAGCTCATCAAGACGGAGGTCATCCACGGCGGCACGCTGAAGAACAACAAGGGCATCAACCTGCCCGGCGTGGCGGTGCGCGCGGAGGCGCTGACGCCCAAGGACCGCGAGGACCTGGTCTTCGGCATCAAGGCGGGCGTGGACTACATCGCGCTGTCGTTCGTGCGCCAGCCGTCGGACCTGGACACGGCCCGGCAGGCGATGGCCGAGGTGGGTCGCACGGTGCCCATCATCGCCAAGCTGGAGAAGCCGGAGGCCATCGCCCGGCTGGACGCCATCCTGGACAAGACGGACGGCGTCATGGTGGCGCGCGGGGACCTGGGCGTGGAGATTCCGCCGGAGGAGGTGCCGGCGGTGCAGAAGGACATCATCCGGCGCAGCAACCTGCGGGGCCTGCCGGTCATCGTGGCCACGCAGATGCTCAACTCGATGATCGACAACCCGCGGCCCACGCGCGCGGAGGCCAGCGACGTGGCCAACGCCGTATTCGACGGCGCGGACGCGGTGATGCTGTCGGGCGAGACGGCGAGCGGCAAGTTCCCCATCGAGTCCGTGCAGATGATGGAGCGCATCATCCTGGCGGCGGAGTCCTCGTCGCGGGTGCAGCCGCTGTCGCGCACGTTGGAGGCCCCGGTGGGGCTGCCCTCGCACTTCCCGGACGTCATCGCGCGCGTGGCGTGCGAGGCGGCCAAGGCGAGCGGCGCGACGCTCATCGCGGCCTTCACGCTGTCGGGCGTGACGGCGCGCCTGTTGTCGCACTACCGGCCCACGGTGCCCATCGTCGCCTTCAGCCCGAACCAGGAGGTGCGTCGTCGGCTGGCGCTCCTGTGGGGCGTGGTGCCGCGCGTGCTCGAGCCCATCCAGGACACGGAGGCCATGGTGCGCCGCGTGGAGGAGGAGCTCTTGGCCCGGGGCCTGGGGCGCAAGGGTGACCGCATCGTCATCGTCTACGGCGCGCCCGTGGGGCAGCCCGGGAAGATCAACAGCCTGCGGCTGCACACCATCAACGGCTGA
- a CDS encoding glycoside hydrolase family 1 protein: MRTSEETFPADFTFGVATAAYQVEGGIENDWAEWERAGKLKEPGMRCGRAVDHWRRYEEDYALARAVGATAFRVSLEWARIEPEPGRFDGAALEAYRERLLRMKAHGLRPVVTLHHFTHPAWFHRQTPWHSPESVGVFRRYVQKCAPLLEGLDALLISFNEPMVLLLGGYLQGAIPPGLANGALTMRAMENLVRSHVAAREELLARLGRVELGISQNMLAFAPDRAWHPLDRALVRLGAQAYNHAFHEALSTGKLRVSMPGVASTQVDIPQARDSVEFVGVNYYSRAHLRFVPRPPFIEFKYRDTRGRGLTDIGWEDWPEGFLQTLRDVRRYGKPVWVTENGIDDRAGTRRPHYLHTHLGQVLAARAEGVDVRGYLYWSLLDNFEWLEGWGPRFGLYHVDFETLERRPTPACDYFRTVATGRRLVPPPAAR, encoded by the coding sequence ATGAGGACCTCCGAAGAGACCTTCCCCGCGGACTTCACCTTCGGCGTCGCGACGGCGGCGTACCAGGTGGAGGGGGGCATCGAGAACGACTGGGCCGAGTGGGAGCGCGCCGGGAAGCTGAAGGAGCCGGGCATGCGCTGCGGCCGGGCGGTGGACCACTGGCGGCGCTACGAGGAGGACTACGCCCTGGCGAGGGCGGTGGGCGCCACGGCGTTCCGCGTGTCGCTGGAGTGGGCGCGCATCGAGCCGGAGCCGGGGCGCTTCGACGGCGCGGCCCTGGAGGCGTACCGGGAGCGGCTCTTGCGGATGAAGGCCCACGGCCTGCGGCCCGTGGTGACGCTCCACCACTTCACCCACCCTGCATGGTTCCACCGACAGACGCCCTGGCACTCGCCGGAGAGCGTGGGGGTGTTCCGGCGGTACGTCCAGAAATGCGCCCCGCTGTTGGAGGGGCTGGACGCGCTCCTCATCTCCTTCAACGAGCCCATGGTGCTGCTCCTGGGCGGCTACCTCCAGGGCGCCATCCCCCCGGGCCTGGCCAACGGGGCTCTCACCATGCGAGCGATGGAGAACCTGGTGCGCTCGCACGTGGCGGCGCGGGAGGAGCTCTTGGCGCGGCTGGGGCGGGTGGAGCTGGGCATCTCCCAGAACATGCTGGCCTTCGCGCCGGACCGGGCGTGGCACCCGCTGGACCGCGCGCTGGTGCGGCTGGGGGCCCAGGCCTACAACCACGCCTTCCACGAGGCGCTGTCGACGGGGAAGCTCCGGGTGAGCATGCCGGGCGTGGCCTCCACCCAGGTGGACATCCCGCAGGCGCGCGATTCGGTGGAGTTCGTGGGGGTGAACTACTACAGCCGCGCCCACCTGCGCTTCGTGCCGCGCCCGCCCTTCATCGAGTTCAAGTACCGGGACACGCGGGGCCGGGGCCTCACGGACATCGGGTGGGAGGACTGGCCGGAGGGCTTCCTCCAGACGCTGCGCGACGTGCGGCGCTACGGCAAGCCGGTGTGGGTGACGGAGAACGGCATCGACGACCGGGCCGGGACGCGCCGGCCCCACTACCTCCACACGCACCTGGGGCAGGTGCTGGCGGCGCGGGCCGAGGGCGTGGACGTGCGCGGGTACCTCTATTGGAGCCTGCTCGACAACTTCGAGTGGCTGGAGGGCTGGGGGCCGCGCTTCGGCCTGTACCACGTGGACTTCGAGACGCTGGAGCGCCGCCCCACCCCGGCCTGCGACTACTTCCGGACCGTGGCCACCGGGCGGAGGCTGGTGCCGCCCCCCGCCGCGCGGTGA
- a CDS encoding TPR end-of-group domain-containing protein encodes MFRFRLGSIPVEVHSSHLLVSAVFAYSSVRWAQDSWPFRQVSDAPAAGYTSAMVVYILSWMFIVFVSVLVHELGHALASRLFGYRPSIALVWLGGHTVPTDAPGALPWKRDLLITSAGPFFGLMLGVASFLGHIVLQGHTPALDFFLQKFALANFIWAVLNLLPVLPLDGGRISNTLATRVFGPRYGPLLSQGLALVVCVAAVVIGVRIGEVILTILFAMYGLQAFRTVAEVLNGGRPGRELDVMKSPLAQKLREAKGALDAGRLDEARRLAAQVLEGGDALTVELAAHAHHLLGWVALKEGQGRVALDHFSQVQGLQVEPHAVAASFSLVGDDARALDWWKQAWQVSGDRTVMHEYAGTLIRMGRAQEALKLPEVDAASAFACAERVLFIRGVYSEAAAVGEQALEYAPSASIAYDAACAHARARNLSDAMRLLRRATELGFKDGDYAASDADLASLHGHAAFEEWLTELRQSAAS; translated from the coding sequence ATGTTCCGCTTTCGTCTCGGGAGCATTCCCGTCGAGGTCCACTCCAGCCACCTGCTGGTCTCCGCCGTGTTCGCCTACAGCTCCGTGCGCTGGGCGCAGGACAGCTGGCCCTTCCGCCAGGTCTCCGACGCGCCGGCCGCGGGCTACACGAGCGCGATGGTGGTCTACATCCTGTCGTGGATGTTCATCGTCTTCGTGTCCGTGCTCGTCCACGAGCTGGGGCACGCGCTGGCCAGCCGCCTGTTCGGCTACCGGCCGAGCATCGCGCTCGTCTGGCTGGGCGGCCACACGGTGCCCACGGACGCGCCGGGGGCGCTGCCCTGGAAGCGGGACCTGCTCATCACGTCGGCGGGGCCCTTCTTCGGGCTGATGCTGGGGGTGGCGAGCTTCCTGGGCCACATCGTCCTGCAGGGGCACACGCCCGCGCTGGACTTCTTCCTCCAGAAGTTCGCCCTGGCGAACTTCATCTGGGCGGTGCTCAACCTGCTGCCGGTGCTGCCGCTGGACGGGGGTCGCATCTCCAACACCCTGGCCACGCGCGTGTTCGGCCCGCGCTACGGGCCGCTGTTGTCGCAGGGGCTGGCACTGGTGGTGTGCGTGGCGGCGGTCGTCATCGGGGTGCGCATCGGGGAGGTCATCCTCACCATCCTGTTCGCCATGTACGGCCTGCAGGCCTTCCGCACGGTGGCGGAGGTGCTCAACGGCGGCAGGCCGGGGCGGGAGCTGGACGTGATGAAGTCCCCGCTCGCGCAGAAGCTGCGCGAGGCGAAGGGGGCGCTGGACGCCGGGCGGCTGGACGAGGCGCGGCGGCTGGCGGCGCAGGTGCTGGAGGGGGGCGACGCGCTGACGGTGGAGCTGGCGGCGCACGCCCACCACCTGCTGGGCTGGGTGGCGTTGAAGGAAGGACAGGGCCGGGTGGCGCTGGACCACTTCTCCCAGGTGCAGGGGCTGCAGGTGGAGCCGCACGCGGTGGCCGCGTCCTTCTCCCTGGTCGGGGACGACGCCCGGGCGCTCGACTGGTGGAAGCAGGCCTGGCAGGTGTCCGGGGACCGCACGGTGATGCACGAGTACGCCGGCACGTTGATCCGCATGGGCCGCGCGCAGGAGGCGCTCAAGCTGCCGGAGGTGGACGCGGCGTCCGCGTTCGCCTGCGCCGAGCGGGTGCTCTTCATCCGCGGCGTCTACTCCGAGGCGGCCGCGGTGGGCGAGCAGGCGCTCGAGTACGCGCCGAGCGCGAGCATCGCCTATGACGCGGCGTGCGCCCACGCGCGCGCGCGCAACCTGTCCGACGCGATGCGCCTGTTGCGGCGCGCCACGGAGCTGGGCTTCAAGGACGGGGACTACGCCGCGTCGGACGCAGATCTCGCGTCGCTGCACGGTCACGCCGCGTTCGAGGAGTGGTTGACGGAGCTGCGCCAATCCGCGGCCTCCTGA
- the rpe gene encoding ribulose-phosphate 3-epimerase encodes MSRRPVRISPSLLSSDFGRLAEEVRDIEAAGADWIHVDVMDGRFVPNLTIGPVVVQAIKKAATKPLDVHLMIVEPEKYVEAFVKAGADVLTVHVEASPHLHRTLQHIRQLGAKASVVLNPGTPLSSIEEVLGDVDMVLLMSVNPGFGGQAFIESTVDKVRRLRAMFDARGLDTDIEVDGGINADTARQVVAAGATVLVAGSYVFGAKDRAAAIRSLRP; translated from the coding sequence ATGAGCCGTCGCCCCGTGCGTATCTCTCCCTCGCTCCTCTCCTCTGACTTCGGCCGGCTGGCCGAGGAGGTCCGCGACATCGAAGCGGCGGGAGCGGATTGGATTCACGTCGATGTGATGGATGGCCGCTTCGTGCCGAACCTTACGATAGGGCCGGTGGTGGTGCAGGCCATCAAGAAGGCGGCGACGAAGCCGCTCGACGTGCACCTGATGATCGTGGAGCCGGAGAAGTACGTGGAGGCCTTCGTGAAGGCGGGGGCGGACGTGTTGACGGTGCACGTGGAGGCGAGCCCGCACCTGCACCGGACGTTGCAACACATCCGTCAGCTGGGGGCGAAGGCGTCGGTGGTGTTGAACCCGGGCACGCCGCTGTCCTCGATTGAAGAGGTGCTGGGGGACGTGGACATGGTGTTGTTGATGAGCGTGAACCCGGGGTTCGGGGGGCAGGCGTTCATCGAGTCCACGGTGGACAAGGTGCGCCGGCTCCGCGCGATGTTCGACGCGCGGGGGTTGGACACGGACATCGAGGTGGACGGGGGCATCAACGCCGACACGGCGAGGCAGGTGGTGGCGGCGGGGGCGACGGTGCTGGTGGCGGGCAGCTACGTCTTCGGGGCGAAGGACCGGGCGGCGGCCATCCGTTCGCTGCGTCCGTGA
- the dusB gene encoding tRNA dihydrouridine synthase DusB, giving the protein MLRLGPFTLPNPYVLAPMAGVSEMPFRVLAFRLGAALCPTELVSSQGLMRANQRTLMYLRFDPEVERPYSLQLYGGDPEAMALAAKVGRDKGAQLLDINMGCPVKKVTKNGAGSALLCDPPRAAAIVRAMREASGLPVTCKIRSGWDARSRNYLQMAAALQEAGCAGLAIHPRTREQGYSGQADWSVIADLKRHFPELPLFGNGDVKTPEDARRMLETTGCDFVMIGRGALGNPWIFRELAGGPPPSPEERCALVLEHFQAHLDFVGDALGAVRSFRRHLAWYAHGLSGAAAFRARVNTLDGAEAVADAVRRFFASADTDRSAPAEEQDVDYRAALG; this is encoded by the coding sequence ATGCTGCGACTCGGCCCCTTCACCCTCCCGAATCCCTATGTCCTCGCCCCCATGGCCGGGGTGTCCGAGATGCCCTTCCGCGTCCTCGCCTTCCGCCTGGGCGCCGCCCTGTGCCCCACCGAGCTCGTCAGCTCCCAGGGCCTGATGCGCGCCAACCAGCGCACCCTCATGTACCTGCGCTTCGACCCGGAGGTGGAGCGGCCCTACTCGCTCCAGCTCTATGGCGGCGACCCGGAGGCCATGGCCCTGGCCGCGAAGGTGGGCCGGGACAAGGGCGCGCAGCTGCTCGACATCAACATGGGCTGCCCCGTGAAGAAGGTGACCAAGAATGGCGCCGGCAGCGCCCTCCTGTGCGACCCGCCCCGCGCCGCCGCCATCGTGCGCGCCATGCGCGAGGCCTCCGGGCTGCCCGTCACCTGCAAGATCCGCTCGGGCTGGGACGCGCGCAGCCGCAACTACCTCCAGATGGCCGCCGCCCTCCAGGAGGCCGGCTGCGCGGGGCTCGCCATCCACCCTCGCACCCGCGAGCAGGGCTACTCCGGCCAGGCGGACTGGAGCGTCATCGCCGACCTCAAGCGCCACTTCCCGGAGCTGCCCCTGTTCGGCAACGGGGACGTGAAGACGCCCGAGGACGCCCGGCGCATGCTGGAGACCACGGGCTGCGACTTCGTGATGATTGGCCGCGGCGCCCTGGGCAACCCGTGGATCTTCCGCGAGCTGGCCGGAGGCCCGCCGCCCTCGCCCGAGGAGCGCTGCGCCCTGGTCCTGGAGCACTTCCAGGCCCACCTCGACTTCGTGGGGGACGCGCTCGGCGCGGTGCGCTCCTTCCGCCGCCACCTGGCCTGGTACGCCCATGGCCTGTCGGGCGCCGCCGCCTTCCGCGCGCGGGTGAACACCCTCGACGGGGCGGAGGCCGTGGCGGACGCCGTGCGCCGCTTCTTCGCCTCCGCGGACACCGACCGCTCCGCCCCCGCCGAGGAGCAGGACGTCGACTACCGCGCCGCGCTCGGTTGA
- a CDS encoding response regulator, translated as MPPVVLISDDEPLIVSALAREAKRSGLTCISDTTSERVLELARLHRPAVIILDINQHQDGRDLLAQLKQDPSTRDCKVIILSGVEDQFTRHVCFELGADDYEVKPFDPTFMTRVARLATAVDRTRA; from the coding sequence ATGCCCCCCGTCGTCCTCATCTCCGATGATGAACCGCTCATCGTGTCGGCCCTCGCCCGGGAGGCGAAGCGGTCCGGCCTGACGTGCATCTCGGACACGACGTCGGAGCGCGTCCTCGAGCTGGCCCGCCTCCACCGCCCCGCCGTCATCATCCTGGACATCAACCAGCACCAGGACGGACGCGACCTGCTCGCCCAGCTCAAGCAGGACCCGTCCACCCGCGACTGCAAGGTCATCATCCTCAGCGGCGTCGAGGATCAATTCACCCGCCACGTCTGCTTCGAGCTCGGCGCCGACGACTACGAGGTGAAGCCCTTCGACCCCACCTTCATGACCCGCGTCGCCCGGCTCGCCACCGCCGTGGACCGCACCCGCGCCTGA
- a CDS encoding carboxypeptidase-like regulatory domain-containing protein: MSLALDTQEECRTAARELRFEGDAQMLTLDLQGTRRFRGRLVDERGVAIQGGHAELNLELDGGTKLLSRRATSRNGDLAFEHVPPGEATVSAKAQGHGESQRVKVPDAQPGSLRLVSKCEASVCDAVRVSGRVVDARGRPIPSFQVAHEPFKNAQGRFSLSFPIHGDKPLYVSVSAKGFAPALRKLEPRAGATFRLGDIRLGPGRLLTGRVEAPDGKGLWEASIWCKWPELPGRDGPDVCFGWTHPDGSIYLSNVPNEPFLLEIQHHEWPRTRRLIPAGVDSAHVRLSPGLTLEGVVRDARGLALESGGVLARIDGEDHFGTLSRWEAGCADPSRRHPHGPALRRPWRVHGAVRGRWLARHRATASRGAGARTDTRA; encoded by the coding sequence GTGTCCTTGGCCCTCGACACGCAGGAGGAGTGCCGGACCGCCGCCCGCGAGCTTCGCTTCGAGGGCGACGCTCAGATGCTCACGCTGGACCTCCAGGGCACGCGCCGCTTTCGTGGCCGGCTCGTCGACGAGCGCGGCGTGGCCATCCAGGGGGGACACGCGGAGCTCAACCTGGAACTGGACGGAGGGACGAAGCTGCTGAGTCGCCGGGCGACGTCGCGCAACGGGGACCTCGCGTTCGAGCACGTGCCGCCGGGTGAGGCGACCGTGTCCGCGAAGGCGCAGGGCCATGGCGAGTCGCAGCGCGTGAAGGTCCCGGACGCGCAGCCGGGGTCCTTGCGGCTCGTGTCGAAGTGCGAGGCGAGCGTCTGCGACGCGGTCCGGGTGAGCGGCCGGGTGGTGGATGCTCGGGGCCGTCCCATCCCTTCCTTCCAGGTGGCGCACGAGCCGTTCAAGAACGCCCAGGGGCGCTTCTCCCTGTCCTTCCCCATCCATGGAGACAAGCCGCTGTACGTGAGCGTCTCCGCCAAGGGATTCGCTCCCGCGCTCCGGAAGCTCGAGCCTCGGGCCGGCGCGACGTTCCGGCTCGGGGATATCAGGCTGGGGCCAGGGCGGCTGCTCACCGGACGCGTGGAGGCACCGGACGGGAAGGGGCTCTGGGAGGCGTCGATATGGTGCAAGTGGCCCGAGCTGCCCGGACGCGACGGACCGGACGTCTGCTTCGGGTGGACCCATCCGGATGGAAGCATTTATCTCTCGAATGTCCCCAACGAGCCCTTCCTGCTGGAGATCCAGCATCACGAGTGGCCGAGGACGCGGCGGCTCATCCCCGCCGGGGTCGACAGCGCGCACGTGCGGCTGTCTCCCGGGCTCACGCTGGAGGGCGTGGTGAGGGACGCCCGGGGCCTGGCGCTGGAGTCGGGTGGGGTGCTCGCGCGAATCGATGGCGAGGACCACTTCGGGACACTCTCGAGATGGGAGGCTGGGTGCGCCGACCCCTCCCGTCGTCATCCTCACGGGCCTGCGCTTCGGCGGCCATGGCGCGTGCACGGCGCCGTTCGGGGACGGTGGCTCGCGCGGCACCGCGCCACCGCCTCCCGAGGCGCGGGGGCCAGGACGGACACCCGGGCGTGA